In the Acidobacteriota bacterium genome, one interval contains:
- a CDS encoding bifunctional UDP-3-O-[3-hydroxymyristoyl] N-acetylglucosamine deacetylase/3-hydroxyacyl-ACP dehydratase, with protein MYEKQRTIAREISFPGIGLHTGNACTMVFKPAPPDHGIRFVRTDLPGSPGVIADLDHVVDISRGTTLQDGEAKVYTVEHVLAAFAGLQIDNMIVELDANEPPVGDGSARPYVDTILEAGIQDQDKDKLYLEIDQPMAYSERERGVDLIVAPSDDLRITFMIDYKNPALGTQYTSLVDLEKEFVEEFAPARTFCFLSEVEMLKAQGLIKGGGLHNAIIIYDSDLGQVEVERIRKALDLKERAFVGETGIINDVPLRFYNEPVRHKTLDLLGDLFLIGVPFKGHVLAARSGHKANVALARKMRDLYKRKKIARQYSTAGSKALLDTTAIQNIMPHRYPFLLIDRIIDMEPEKRLVALKNVTINEPFFEGHFPNHPIMPGVLILEAMAQAGGVLLLSAIEEPQTKLVYFMSIDNAKFRQPVTPGDQLRFVLEMHAFRRGTCKMSGQAFVDGKVVASADFMARVMDR; from the coding sequence ATGTACGAGAAACAACGCACAATCGCTCGGGAGATATCGTTTCCCGGAATCGGCCTTCACACCGGCAACGCCTGCACGATGGTTTTCAAGCCGGCCCCCCCGGACCACGGCATCAGGTTTGTCAGGACGGACCTTCCCGGCTCGCCGGGGGTGATCGCCGACCTTGACCACGTGGTCGACATTTCGCGGGGCACGACGCTTCAGGACGGAGAGGCAAAGGTATATACGGTGGAGCACGTGCTGGCGGCCTTTGCCGGGCTGCAGATCGACAACATGATAGTGGAGTTGGACGCCAACGAGCCGCCCGTGGGTGACGGTTCGGCCAGGCCGTACGTGGACACAATCCTCGAGGCGGGCATTCAGGATCAGGACAAGGACAAGCTCTACCTGGAGATCGACCAACCGATGGCGTACAGCGAGCGTGAGCGGGGAGTGGACCTGATCGTGGCCCCGTCGGATGACCTGCGGATCACTTTCATGATCGACTACAAGAACCCGGCGCTGGGCACCCAGTACACGTCGCTGGTGGACCTGGAGAAGGAATTCGTCGAGGAGTTCGCCCCGGCCAGGACGTTTTGCTTCCTGTCCGAGGTGGAGATGCTCAAGGCGCAGGGATTGATCAAGGGGGGCGGCCTGCACAACGCGATAATCATTTACGACTCCGATCTCGGCCAGGTGGAGGTCGAACGCATCCGCAAGGCGCTTGATCTGAAGGAGCGGGCGTTCGTCGGTGAGACCGGCATCATCAACGACGTTCCGCTTCGCTTTTACAACGAACCGGTGCGGCACAAGACGCTCGATCTGCTGGGCGACCTGTTCCTGATCGGGGTGCCGTTCAAGGGGCACGTGCTGGCGGCGCGGTCGGGCCATAAGGCGAACGTGGCCCTGGCGCGCAAGATGCGGGACCTGTACAAGAGAAAGAAGATAGCCCGGCAATACAGCACGGCCGGCAGCAAGGCTCTCCTTGACACCACGGCCATTCAGAACATCATGCCCCACCGCTACCCGTTTCTGCTGATCGACCGCATCATCGACATGGAGCCGGAAAAGCGCCTGGTGGCGCTGAAGAACGTGACCATCAACGAGCCGTTCTTCGAGGGGCACTTTCCAAATCATCCGATCATGCCGGGGGTGCTCATTCTCGAGGCCATGGCCCAGGCCGGCGGCGTGCTGCTACTGAGCGCCATCGAGGAGCCCCAGACAAAGCTGGTGTACTTTATGTCGATAGACAACGCCAAATTTCGGCAGCCGGTCACGCCGGGGGATCAGTTGCGTTTCGTTCTCGAAATGCACGCCTTTCGTCGCGGCACGTGCAAGATGTCGGGGCAGGCGTTCGTGGACGGCAAGGTGGTGGCCAGCGCGGACTTCATGGCCAGGGTGATGGACCGATGA
- the lpxA gene encoding acyl-ACP--UDP-N-acetylglucosamine O-acyltransferase: MTDIHDSAIVSPSAQIGEDVSIGPHSIVEAGVVIGDGCRIASNVLLAEGATLKKNVSVSHGAVIGTNPQDLKFAGEKSTVVIGDNTVIREYATINRGTEARGETTLGHDCLIMAYAHVAHDCVIGNHVIMANSVNLGGHIEIDDYAILGGVLPIHQFVKIGAHVMIGGGFRVQQDVVPYSLAAGYPLRVIGINSIGLRRRGFTVETIHRLERVFKILFFSKLNTSQAVERIKSEVELIPEVRTILDFLDRSTRGIVK, encoded by the coding sequence ATGACGGACATTCACGACAGCGCCATCGTATCTCCTTCGGCTCAAATCGGCGAGGACGTGTCCATCGGCCCTCACAGCATAGTCGAGGCCGGTGTTGTAATCGGTGACGGCTGTCGCATAGCTTCGAACGTGCTGCTGGCCGAGGGCGCGACTCTCAAGAAGAACGTCAGCGTCTCCCACGGCGCCGTGATCGGCACGAATCCTCAGGACCTGAAGTTTGCCGGGGAGAAGAGCACGGTCGTCATCGGTGACAACACGGTCATCCGGGAATACGCTACGATCAACCGTGGTACGGAGGCACGGGGTGAGACGACGCTTGGTCACGACTGCCTGATTATGGCGTACGCTCACGTGGCTCACGACTGCGTGATCGGCAATCACGTCATCATGGCCAACTCGGTGAACCTGGGAGGGCACATCGAGATTGACGATTACGCCATTCTGGGCGGGGTCCTGCCGATCCACCAGTTCGTCAAGATCGGCGCTCACGTGATGATCGGCGGCGGTTTCAGGGTGCAGCAGGACGTGGTCCCTTACAGCCTCGCGGCCGGTTATCCGCTTCGAGTAATCGGCATCAACTCAATCGGTCTGAGGCGGCGCGGTTTCACGGTCGAGACCATTCACCGGCTCGAACGCGTCTTCAAGATTCTCTTTTTCTCGAAACTGAACACGTCACAGGCGGTTGAGCGCATCAAGAGCGAGGTTGAGCTGATTCCGGAAGTCCGGACGATTCTGGATTTCCTTGATCGCTCGACGCGAGGAATCGTGAAGTAG